The Engystomops pustulosus chromosome 1, aEngPut4.maternal, whole genome shotgun sequence genome has a window encoding:
- the ZNF638 gene encoding zinc finger protein 638 isoform X2, with product MQPNQSRPRGITRGYWQGASFVLCLENSAPVVNTLNFGVSSPILLSLPHLQLAHIKTQLALHQLTSVTTNSALPINALLNQALLKLSTAHTMFNRGGFGGPRPMGHGPMNQPGMNHAGMNMAGMNMSGMGMSGMGMSPMNQPSLNLSSMNQPSLNLSSMNQSSMGLSSMSQPSMGLSSMSQPSMGLSSMNQQSMSLSSMNQPSMGLSSMNQPSMGLSSMNQPSMGLSSMNLSSLNQPSMNLSSMNQPSMNLSTLNQSNMNLSPMNQTNQNLSSMNHQRMGHSGMNHPNIGLSGMNQPNMNLNRTNHQGMNQGGGMGFHSEMKNQTFGMRSMDNAGSFVGGNTDPIGMKGMPIRSPMQNAPDRLMGSQGLPQRFSSPNIPMHQGQSRIPSQNQEIPSIVNRVLTHSSDRMMGKPKAPLQEPAHLVKEKPWNNLNVFGNVGQDMGMKSIPGGSAPHDQGSNAQNRYTNESASSILESFGLSNEDLEELSRYPDDQLTPSNMPGILRDIRLRKMNRTSSVPDKTAGRRPGPEALASKVIDYGHSHKYQYSDTATPSRPYDAPRTEQKPPPVPIETVPPSNKKPETSSEKGMDNKIPTISGSRKPSWSSSKADRSNNKTLVGKNKVPNVSVTVSNVEKTVMTVTADSNVASPGKPELPSLLNVVTAQPVPHPQPAETPAAAKGSWVPVSSQDETQKMKRLPTPSMMNDYYAASPRIFPHICSLCNVECRHLKDWIKHQNNSSHIECCRNLRQQYPEWNPQVLSAARDEDKKDESNSKTSKSKSVSPRRSRRSGSRHRTRKSRSRSPRPTGRRSRSRSPRRSRNSPKRSRSPRRGGRSPRRSRSPRRYRRSSRSNSPDKRAVDAAVQSFIEATKQKSGEKAKAAKPSNNGKKPAPKTSNSNAKNKKLASSAPPPKKPATSASKPAAPSSSSSSSKKPSSGGASTGRKPFPAPAKKPTFGISTHKKPVVSTGAKKSTASVSSGKKLPSKQPMAASKEPADPLKKFTSKNATGKIIHVTNLPDSGYTDQDILKTVQPFGKVCDILIVRSKNEAFMETNFREAAEAAVKFSESTPVIINKKRITLSLAGQSTLQKPVKSAEKVVKEKEEPAKPSPPKAAPEQEEKVEKPPEKSKHDIEVPPGFVKSYMLDEPPLKQNEKCVVIMSNLPEAQYTVEEITNLAKPFGSITDVLIVANHRKAYLELANRNSVDSMIKYYNVFPTYLSGNLLSISIAARHKDLKDEDFIFAELIEQSSYKITPTIYEQFVYLTNLPEKGVDDFEIIRIGLRFGKVEHHVYLSNKKKAILHMHSTSAAKAMHSFLTQYPCSIGDNVVQCSIPSKTTLAEEQYVTYLEEAKPSPIVEKTAEPKESKKEEEKSSQPKEKEPEAGPKSCEMDVVSAEGEVVSELDPPNKDAMETEPSAQAEDHPPSPKAATSCNTLVATEDDDEEEEDKQEEEQQQQEDDDDDEEEAAEAPEAPDSAPVYIQAEPETEHHEPHPVSHTQVSEELDVLVSVESDEEEPEEQPQVIPSTKLNLETSADGGPSDSAEASADGAKTVTSEGGKADAKSKGPSTDKASHTEETKDLASIPIGKEELSLSKREEKNVKESQAKRGKHGSHTSTKGKQSSLSETASATTVRTTKYNVQKGEVFLTVTLENQKAKADTRRRRSRERGSSGHDSAPRTNSNRSSPADSAANHNKSSSSYSQKKTSGKYSSSQPERESKDTSRTRDREARTSSRKEERTRGSNSSRYTRSSKSNTRSPRSKEEEADSFPFNLDEFVTVDEIVEEQVDSTKREEEREKLDTDRKGKRKESHSPSTDSKKSRVASTGSHVPSFVTLDEVGDEEENAANKENPAEQTSQSLVTLDEVHAEDVPPASAKDEQMLMTLDEISDEEEAQDSTAGQQASAAPEILTKDQLLTLDEVNEEDEEHTAPPPPPEPSKDVEEKVLEEPKETDIKKDEDEKEPEAKPQPEVQQETSKTSEDPGDKSQQPLLTLDEVKADDEEMSFADIEHQFLTVDEIGEEEEESVDKAEETEPKPDAETKEICKPETTPAAKRGRPRKRPLPESTGTSTDSPKQSPPDTSKAGTPKKTPATDKGSEQAAAQSVQDDTAAAADKPQPADGKPATPAKKAKLEPSPAEKTKLAPFNSSTPVGLEFLVPKTGYFCELCSLFYMDDSSKLKHCRSLRHYQAVEKHLAKPEADGEGKTPST from the exons aTGCAGCCAAATCAAAGCCGACCCAGGGGAATAACCAGAGGATactggcagggagcaag CTTTGTGTTGTGCTTGGAAAATAGCGCCCCGGTTGTGAATACCTTGAACTTTGGAGTTTCTAGTCCAATCCTCTTGAGCCTTCCTCATTTACAGCTTGCTCATATTAAGACTCAATTGGCTCTTCATCAGTTGACTTCTGTCACTACGAACAGTGCTCTCCCAATTAATGCTTTGTTAAACCAGGCTTTGTTGAAATTATCTACTGCTCATACCATGTTTAACCGTGGAGGATTTGGGGGACCTAGGCCAATGGGTCATGGTCCGATGAATCAGCCCGGAATGAACCATGCTGGGATGAATATGGCAGGAATGAATATGTCTGGAATGGGAATGTCTGGCATGGGTATGTCTCCCATGAACCAACCAAGCCTGAATCTCTCCTCTATGAACCAACCAAGTTTGAATCTTTCCTCTATGAACCAGTCAAGCATGGGTCTCTCCTCTATGAGCCAGCCAAGCATGGGTCTCTCTTCTATGAGCCAGCCAAGCATGGGTCTCTCCTCTATGAACCAACAAAGCATGAGTCTCTCTTCTATGAACCAACCAAGCATGGGTCTCTCTTCTATGAACCAACCAAGCATGGGTCTCTCTTCTATGAACCAACCAAGCATGGGTCTCTCCTCTATGAATCTCTCCTCTTTGAACCAACCAAGTATGAATCTGTCATCTATGAATCAACCAAGTATGAATCTTTCTACTTTGAACCAATCGAACATGAATCTTTCTCCTATGAACCAAACAAATCAGAATCTCTCTTCTATGAACCACCAACGCATGGGGCACTCGGGAATGAACCATCCAAACATTGGTCTTTCTGGGATGAATCAACCCAATATGAATCTGAATCGCACAAACCATCAAGGCATGAATCAAGGAGGGGGAATGGGATTTCACTCGGAAATGAAGAACCAAACATTTGGCATGAGGTCCATGGACAATGCTGGATCTTTTGTTGGTGGGAATACAGACCCAATTGGAATGAAAGGCATGCCAATCAGATCGCCTATGCAAAATGCTCCTGACAGACTTATGGGTTCACAAGGTTTACCCCAAAGATTTTCAAGCCCAAACATCCCTATGCATCAGGGGCAATCAAGAATACCATCCCAGAATCAAGAGATTCCTTCTATAGTGAATCGAGTTTTAACACATTCCTCCGATCGCATGATGGGGAAGCCTAAAGCCCCTTTACAGGAACCTGCACATCTTGTGAAGGAAAAACCGTGGAACAACCTCAATGTATTTGGAAACGTGGGTCAAGATATGGGAATGAAATCCATCCCAGGTGGTTCCGCGCCTCATGATCAAGGTTCAAATGCCCAAAATCGATACACAAATGAAAGTGCCTCAAGCATTTTGGAAAGCTTTGGCTTATCAAATGAAGACCTGGAAGAGCTCAGCCGTTATCCCGATGACCAGTTGACTCCATCCAACATGCCGGGTATCTTAAGAGACATCAGATTGCGAAAAATGAATCGCACTTCATCTGTGCCTGATAAGACTGCTGGAAGAAGACCTGGTCCTGAAGCTTTGGCAAGTAAAGTAATCGATTATGGACATTCGCACAAATATCAGTACAGCGACACAGCCACCCCTTCGCGGCCTTACGACGCACCGAGAACTGAGCAAAAACCTCCACCAGTTCCCATAGAAACTGTCCCACCAAGCAATAAAAAGCCAGAGACTAGTTCTGAGAAAGGAATGGATAACAAAATTCCCACCATATCTGGAAGCCGTAAACCTTCGTGGTCATCTTCAAAGGCTGACAGATCCAACAATAAGACTTTAGTTGGTAAGAACAAGGTGCCCAatgtttcagtgactgtctccaaTGTCGAGAAAACTGTGATGACTGTCACGGCTGATTCCAACGTAGCTTCTCCTGGCAAACCGGAACTGCCGTCACTGCTCAACGTCGTCACTGCTCAGCCAGTCCCCCACCCGCAACCTGCCGAAACGCCTGCAGCCGCAAAAGGAAGCTGGGTGCCAGTCTCGTCTCAAGATGAAACTCAGAAAATGAAGAGGTTGCCAACGCCTTCGATGATGAATGATTACTATGCTGCTTCTCCTCGGATATTTCCTCATATCTGTTCTCTGTGTAACGTAGAATGTAGACACTTGAAG GACTGGATTAAGCACCAGAATAATTCGTCCCACATTGAATGCTGCCGGAACCTGCGTCAACA GTATCCTGAGTGGAATCCGCAAGTTCTGTCTGCAGCAAG GGATGAAGATAAAAAAGATGAATCCAACTCAAAGACCTCAAAGTCTAAGAGTGTCAGCCCTCGAAGATCCAGAAGGTCGGGATCAAGGCACAGAACACGTAAATCACGTTCACGAAGCCCCCGGCCCACTGGGAGAAGGTCTCGTAGCCGGAGTCCACGTAGGTCTCGAAATAGTCCAAAGAGGTCTCGAAGCCCGCGTCGAGGAGGGAGGTCTCCGCGTCGCTCACGCTCTCCTAGAAGATACAGACGCTCCTCTCGTAGCAACTCTCCTG ATAAGAGGGCAGTGGATGCAGCCGTGCAAAGTTTCATAGAGGCCACCAAGCAAAAAAGCGGGGAAAAAGCAAAAGCTGCGAAACCATCAAACAATGGCAAGAAACCGGCGCCAAAGACCTCCAATTCTAATGCCAAGAATAAGAAACTGGCCAGTAGTGCGCCACCACCGAAGAAGCCGGCCACTTCTGCTTCTAAGCCAGCCGCTCCATCTAGTTCCAGCAGCTCTTCTAAGAAGCCCAGTAGTGGTGGGGCTAGCACGGGAAGGAAGCCTTTCCCTGCCCCCGCTAAAAAACCAACATTCGGCATCTCCACTCACAAGAAACCTGTGGTGAGCACAGGGGCCAAGAAGAGCACTGCAAGCGTCAGCTCCGGGAAGAAACTGCCCAGCAAACAGCCCATGGCCGCCTCTAAGGAGCCCGCTGACCCATTGAAaaag TTCACAAGCAAGAACGCCACTGGCAAAATCATTCACGTCACCAACCTACCGGACAGCGGCTACACCGATCAGGACATCCTGAAAACCGTCCAGCCCTTCGGAAAAGTCTGCGATATCCTCATCGTTCGCTCCAAAAACGAG GCGTTCATGGAAACCAACTTCAGGGAAGCGGCTGAAGCAGCCGTCAAATTTAGCGAGTCCACGCCGGTCATCATAAACAAGAAGCGCATCACCCTGTCACTGGCCGGTCAGAGCACA TTGCAGAAGCCGGTGAAGAGCGCCGAGAAGGTTGTAAA AGAGAAGGAAGAGCCTGCTAAACCTTCACCACCAAAAG CCGCTCCAGAGCAAGAAGAGAAAGTGGAGAAGCCGCCGGAGAAGTCAAAGCATGATATAG AGGTTCCTCCCGGATTTGTCAAGAGCTACATGCTGGATGAGCCCCCGCTGAAG CAAAATGAGAAATGTGTGGTAATAATGTCCAACCTACCCGAGGCCCAGTACACGGTGGAGGAAATCACCAACCTGGCCAAACCCTTCGGCTCCATCACTGACGTCCTCATTGTAGCAAACCACAGAAAG GCGTACCTGGAGCTGGCCAACAGGAACTCTGTCGATTCAATGATCAAGTATTACAACGTTTTCCCAACTTACCTCAGCGGGAACCTGTTATCAATCAGCATCGCTGCGAGGCACAAGGACCTTAAAGATGAG GACTTCATCTTTGCCGAGCTCATTGAGCAGTCCTCTTACAAG ATCACTCCCACAATTTACGAGCAATTCGTCTATCTCACAAACCTTCCTGAAAAAGGCGTGGATGACTTTGAGATCATCCGCATCGGGTTACGTTTTGGGAAAGTTGAGCATCACGTGTACCTGAGCAATAAGAAGAAG GCCATACTCCACATGCACAGCACCAGTGCTGCCAAAGCCATGCACAGCTTCCTGACTCAGTATCCGTGCAGCATAGGAGACAACGTGGTACAGTGCTCCATCCCATCCAAGACCACACTCGCCGAG GAGCAATATGTAACTTATCTTGAAGAGGCCAAACCAAG CCCCATCGTGGAGAAAACCGCGGAGCCCAAAGAGTCCAAGAAAGAGGAAGAGAAATCCTCGCAACCTAAAGAAAAAGAGCCTGAGGCCGGGCCCAAGTCGTGTGAGATGGATGTAGTCTCAGCAGAAGGCGAGGTGGTATCAGAGCTCGATCCTCCTAATAAAGATGCTATGGAAACAGAACCCTCTGCCCAGGCAGAAGATCATCCCCCCAGCCCTAAAGCTGCTACCTCCTGCAATACATTGGTGgctacagaagatgatgatgaggaggaggaggataagcaggaggaggagcagcagcagcaggaggatgatgatgatgatgaagaggaGGCAGCAGAGGCGCCTGAAGCCCCAGACTCGgcacctgtgtatatacaggcagaacCAGAGACTGAACATCACGAGCCTCATCCAGTGTCTCACACTCAGGTGTCGGAAGAGTTAGATGTTCTTGTATCTGTGGAATCGGATGAAGAGGAACCTGAAGAACAGCCTCAGGTTATCCCCAGCACCAAGCTCAATCTAGAAACCTCCGCTGACGGCGGTCCAAGTGATAGCGCCGAGGCCTCTGCAGACGGTGCCAAGACTGTGACAAGTGAAGGTGGTAAAGCAGACGCAAAGAGCAAGGGACCCTCCACAGACAAGGCATCGCACACGGAGGAAACAAAAGACTTGGCTTCCATCCCGATAGGTAAGGAAGAGCTGTCCCTTTCCAAGAGGGAAGAGAAGAATGTCAAGGAGTCACAGGCAAAGAGGGGGAAACATGGCAGCCATACGTCAACTAAAGGCAAACAATCGTCTCTGTCCGAAACAGCAAGTGCAACTACAGTAAGGACCACCAAGTACAATGTCCAGAAGGGGGAGGTCTTTCTGACTGTCACCCTGGAGAACCAGAAGGCAAAGGCAGACACCAGGAGGAGGAGATCCCGGGAAAGGGGATCGTCTGGACATGACAGCGCTCCCAGGACTAATAGTAACCGCTCCAGCCCGGCTGATAGCGCTGCCAATCACAACAAGTCCTCCTCCAGCTACTCCCAGAAGAAGACCTCCGGGAAGTATTCCTCCTCACAGCCGGAGAGAGAATCCAAGGATACGAGCAGGACACGGGACAGGGAGGCGCGGACCAGCAGCAGAAAGGAGGAGCGGACCAGAGGCAGC AATTCATCACGCTACACAAGAAGCTCCAAGAGCAACACGCGGAGTCCCAGATCTAAAGAG GAAGAGGCCGATTCCTTCCCTTTCAATCTGGATGAGTTTGTTACGGTGGATGAGATTGTGGAGGAGCAGGTGGACTCGACGAAGAGAGAAGAAGAGCGGGAGAAGTTGGACACTGACAGGAAAGGAAAGCGGAAGGAAAGTCACTCTCCTTCCACAGACTCAAAGAAATCCCGAGTGGCCAGCACAGGTTCCCACGTCCCTTCCTTCGTCACCTTGGATGAAGTCGGGGATGAGGAGGAAAATGCTGCGAACAAAGAGAACCCGGCTGAGCAGACGAGCCAGTCCCTGGTGACCTTAGATGAGGTTCATGCAGAGGACGTGCCCCCAGCCAGTGCCAAGGACGAGCAGATGCTGATGACCCTGGATGAGATCAGTGACGAAGAGGAGGCCCAGGACTCTACTGCAGGACAACAAGCCTCAGCAGCCCCAGAGATCTTAACTAAAGACCAGCTCCTCACCCTGGACGAGGTCAATGAGGAGGACGAGGAGCAtacagcacctcctcctcctcctgagcctTCCAAGGATGTAGAAGAGAAAGTACTGGAAGAGCCTAAAGAGACCGACATCAAGAAGGATGAAGATGAGAAGGAACCAGAAGCCAAACCCCAACCTGAGGTCCAGCAGGAAACCTCGAAGACAAGCGAAGACCCCGGAGACAAATCCCAGCAGCCCCTGCTCACTCTGGACGAGGTCAAAGCTGACGACGAGGAGATGTCCTTTGCCGATATAGAACACCAGTTCCTTACAGTGGATGAGAttggagaagaggaggaagagtctgtggacaaAGCGGAGGAGACTGAGCCCAAACCGGACGCCGAAACCAAGGAAATCTGCAAACCTGAGACTA CACCAGCTGCAAAGAGGGGGCGACCCCGGAAGAGACCGCTCCCCGAGAGTACTGGCACCTCTACAGACTCCCCCAAGCAGAGTCCCCCGGATACAAGCAAAGCAGGGACCCCAAAGAAAACCCCTGCTACAGATAAAGGCAGCGAGCAGGCGGCAGCACAGAGCGTACAAGACGACACGGCCGCAGCCGCAGATAAACCACAGCCGG CTGACGGAAAACCTGCGACGCCGGCCAAGAAGGCGAAACTGGAGCCGTCACCTGCAGAAAAGACCAAACTGGCTCCGTTCAACTCCAGCACCCCCGTCG GGCTGGAATTTCTCGTACCCAAGACGGGATATTTCTGTGAATTGTGTTCTCTCTTTTACATGGACGACTCGTCAAAGCTGAAGCACTGCCGCAGCCTGCGACATTACCAGGCGGTGGAG AAACACTTGGCCAAGCCGGAAGCAGACGGTGAAGGGAAGACTCCCAGCACGTGA